The Pagrus major chromosome 10, Pma_NU_1.0 genome contains a region encoding:
- the LOC141003526 gene encoding butyrophilin subfamily 1 member A1-like: MSLVTSATLRLLLTSAWVIVACGDTQVKVKPGDDATLQCRAHSDDSIEKLEWSKTDLEPDNYVFFFRENRSYEDYQLPSFRGRVELLDPQMKEGDATVVLKKVTANDSGPYECLVFMSSGGGGGGGGGHTEGAASFRHIVHLKVDDSGEFVDSDQRFVFYTDGDS; encoded by the exons ATGTCCCTGGTAACATCTGCGACGCTGAGGCTCCTACTGACCTCCGCGTGGGTCATCGTTGCTTGTGGCG aCACACAGGTGAAGGTGAAACCTGGAGATGATGCTACTCTTCAGTGTCGGGCTCACAGCGATGACTCCATCGAGAAGTTAGAATGGAGCAAAACTGACCTGGAGCCAGACAATtatgtcttcttcttcagagAAAACCGCTCATATGAAGACTACCAGCTTCCATCTTTTCGTGGTCGAGTGGAGCTGTTAGATCCACAGATGAAGGAGGGAGACGCTACTGTTGTCCTGAAGAAAGTCACTGCCAACGACTCTGGACCGTACGAGTGTTTGGTTTTCATGagcagcggaggaggaggaggaggtggagggggacaCACAGAGGGAGCAGCTTCGTTCAGACACATCGTCCACCTGAAGGTTGACGACTCAGGTGAGTTTGTAGACTCAGATCAGAGGTTTGTGTTTTATACAGATGGTGACAGCTGA